AAAAATTAAATTCCATTATCGATGAGCAAACTATGGGTTCGACATCTCAACTAGCCACGTTACAccataaattaatcccaaaaaaggTTGAAGTCTTTATTTGGAGAATGCAACACAAATGTCTACCGGTAAAAATGGAGCTCGACAAACGCGAAATTGACCTCCATAGTGTGAGATGCCCCGTATGTGACGATGATCTCGAATCTCTGGAGCATGCTCTCGTCTCCTGCAAGTATGCTTTAGAAATTTTGGATCAAATTCACAAATGGTGGAATATCCATAACACGGGTCCTTTTACCCTTGTGGATCTCATTAGTAACAATTGTCCGGTTCTGAGCACTTCTCTTGATGTGTGGCAGGCTTTAAAATGGATAGGATTGTATTGCATTTGGAAAAACCGAAATCATAAGGTGTTCAAAGGTAAACCTTGGAATACCCCAATGATTTTCAATGAGATACAATCGTTATCCTATTTGTGGATTGCAAATCGTGTAAGGGGTAAAACCTTCGAATGGTTAACTTGGATCTCGAACCCTTCGTCTTACCTCTGTTAACATAGGAGCATTTGGTTTTGGTTTTGCATCATTTTCCTTTGTATGTTAGTTTAGGGTTGCTCATTTAACAACATAGTGTAGCTTGTACGTTTTCTTGTTGTATTCATGTCTCGTGTCTTGTACCAAATTTCTCGTGCTAATATAttattttgcttttcaaaaaaaaaaaaagcgatCCCTAGCAAGGTGCTAAGGGATGATTACAAAGGTATAGCCAGCCATGAGTTCCAATTGGAAACTAAATGACCTCTATTTTTAATCCAACGAAAAGTAATTAATCTAACAAAATCAAATAAACTACTCTTGTTACAAAAAGAATCTGAAAAAACGAGGTCGTTCCTGAATCGCCAAAGAGCCCAAAACAACGTCACCATAACCGCAAT
The window above is part of the Rutidosis leptorrhynchoides isolate AG116_Rl617_1_P2 chromosome 1, CSIRO_AGI_Rlap_v1, whole genome shotgun sequence genome. Proteins encoded here:
- the LOC139841249 gene encoding uncharacterized protein; translated protein: MGAEGLEFSWCWQRQPTGCTATEFSSLCRILSTASLDQNSKDSWSWAFTNNGLFTVKKLNSIIDEQTMGSTSQLATLHHKLIPKKVEVFIWRMQHKCLPVKMELDKREIDLHSVRCPVCDDDLESLEHALVSCKYALEILDQIHKWWNIHNTGPFTLVDLISNNCPVLSTSLDVWQALKWIGLYCIWKNRNHKVFKGKPWNTPMIFNEIQSLSYLWIANRVRGKTFEWLTWISNPSSYLC